From the genome of Chania multitudinisentens RB-25, one region includes:
- a CDS encoding winged helix-turn-helix transcriptional regulator: MLKIEKPHAAFNRLLNELLPHAEKVAPRQPSGVTEGLQIKNDPEFFKLFLLDKGSANLCRLEDGLIISTVFSPYVIGLSFYPGAGVYYSIELGAYSSLYQISRTRAQYLIHKLDLQKEYISAVSYKMSLLYLRDGRVLKYKSEDIVKNMLIHLMELPEDFRKNTSVLKFIEQRTTLSRSSIQRILLNLKDENRVDIINSRLVDIRNLFRSE, encoded by the coding sequence ATGCTTAAAATTGAAAAGCCCCATGCCGCGTTTAATCGCCTACTTAATGAATTGCTTCCTCATGCGGAGAAAGTAGCGCCTAGGCAACCTAGCGGCGTAACTGAAGGCCTTCAAATAAAGAACGATCCTGAATTCTTTAAACTATTCTTGTTGGATAAAGGAAGTGCCAATCTTTGTCGGCTGGAGGATGGCCTTATAATTTCTACTGTTTTTTCACCTTATGTCATCGGGCTGTCATTTTATCCTGGGGCTGGGGTTTACTACTCGATAGAGCTAGGTGCTTATAGTTCTTTGTATCAAATATCCAGAACGCGAGCACAGTATCTTATTCATAAACTTGACCTGCAAAAAGAGTATATCAGCGCCGTCTCCTACAAGATGTCACTGCTATATTTAAGAGATGGGCGTGTTTTAAAGTATAAATCCGAAGATATTGTAAAGAACATGTTGATACATTTAATGGAGCTTCCTGAGGACTTTAGAAAAAATACCTCAGTGCTGAAATTTATTGAACAGCGTACAACGTTATCGCGCAGCAGCATTCAGCGTATTTTACTGAATTTAAAGGATGAAAATCGGGTAGATATTATCAACTCGCGGCTTGTAGACATCAGGAACCTCTTTCGTTCCGAGTAA
- a CDS encoding GIY-YIG nuclease family protein: protein MDEIIWHLYMLRMPGGMLYTGITTDVARRIAQHQTGKGAKALRGKGELELVFHCQIGDRSTALKLEYQVKQLSKKQKENLVAHQPMSLHDLLPSPPR, encoded by the coding sequence ATGGATGAGATTATCTGGCACCTTTATATGCTGCGTATGCCGGGCGGCATGCTGTATACCGGTATCACTACCGATGTGGCGCGGCGTATCGCCCAGCACCAAACCGGTAAAGGGGCCAAAGCCCTGCGGGGTAAAGGTGAGCTGGAACTGGTCTTTCACTGCCAGATTGGCGATCGCTCCACGGCGCTAAAGCTGGAATATCAGGTTAAGCAACTGAGTAAAAAACAGAAAGAAAACCTGGTAGCGCATCAGCCCATGAGCCTGCACGATTTGCTACCCAGCCCTCCCCGCTAA
- a CDS encoding NAD(P)H-dependent oxidoreductase encodes MPRILVLTAHRFPDDSRINKALIEALCLLPNVTVHELVRVYPNYQIDVAHEQELLQTHDVIVMLFPFYWYSSPAILSEWQDAVLTYGFAYGREGTKLHGKPLQLVVTIGGSAQDYSSEGRNRYPVVDLLRPFNAMANLTGMDYLPPHLVQGVFDMSDERLAQEALSVVKLVQGF; translated from the coding sequence ATGCCGCGTATTTTAGTATTAACCGCCCACCGTTTTCCCGATGATTCCCGTATCAATAAAGCCCTGATAGAGGCGCTGTGCCTGCTGCCGAACGTGACGGTGCATGAGCTGGTACGTGTTTATCCGAATTATCAGATCGATGTGGCCCATGAACAGGAACTGCTGCAAACCCACGATGTTATCGTGATGCTGTTTCCATTCTACTGGTATAGCTCACCGGCGATCCTCAGTGAATGGCAGGATGCGGTGTTAACCTACGGTTTTGCTTACGGCCGTGAAGGCACCAAACTGCATGGTAAACCTTTGCAACTGGTGGTGACTATCGGCGGTAGTGCACAGGATTACTCATCAGAGGGGCGTAACCGCTACCCGGTGGTTGATTTGCTGCGCCCATTTAACGCGATGGCCAATCTGACCGGCATGGATTACCTGCCACCGCATTTGGTGCAAGGGGTATTTGATATGAGCGATGAACGCTTGGCGCAGGAAGCGCTGAGCGTGGTGAAGCTGGTACAAGGGTTTTAG
- a CDS encoding LysR family transcriptional regulator, with the protein MSLPFDVHRLLPAFLSAAQAQNFSAAARQLGVTPAAVSKNIRVLEEKLALRLFQRNTHSVVLTEEGKALLAQVAPLWQALANTLETASGTQQQPSGTVRVSMIPGFGRQILMPLIPEFLARYPQIDLDLSLDARVVNLVGEGFDIGIGSQIAPDSRLVARPLYPMQMLLAAAPAYLARHGTPQTPADLQHHQALLHRNPASGRCVKWRLQQHGATQALDLPGRLITSQPEMLLDITLAGLGIAYLAQWYADKHFAQGTLQPVLQEYWPRPTQIWLYYASADLPPRVRAWVDFLLARVPSSTA; encoded by the coding sequence ATGTCACTGCCTTTTGACGTGCACCGTCTGCTGCCCGCGTTTCTCAGTGCGGCCCAGGCCCAGAATTTCTCCGCCGCCGCACGCCAGTTAGGCGTCACGCCTGCGGCAGTCAGTAAGAATATCCGCGTACTGGAAGAGAAACTGGCGTTGCGCCTGTTCCAGCGCAACACGCACAGCGTGGTGCTGACCGAAGAGGGTAAAGCGCTACTGGCGCAGGTAGCTCCTCTGTGGCAAGCGCTTGCCAACACACTGGAAACGGCCAGCGGCACACAGCAACAGCCTTCCGGCACGGTGCGCGTCAGCATGATCCCCGGTTTTGGCCGCCAGATACTGATGCCGTTGATCCCTGAATTTCTCGCACGCTATCCGCAGATCGACCTGGATCTGTCCCTGGATGCACGCGTGGTGAATCTGGTGGGAGAAGGTTTTGATATCGGGATCGGTAGCCAGATCGCTCCCGATAGCCGCCTGGTTGCCCGCCCACTCTACCCGATGCAAATGTTACTGGCGGCCGCGCCCGCCTATCTGGCCCGGCACGGCACGCCACAAACCCCCGCAGACTTGCAGCACCACCAGGCTTTACTGCACCGCAACCCGGCAAGCGGCCGCTGCGTCAAATGGCGGTTACAGCAGCACGGTGCAACCCAGGCGCTGGATCTGCCTGGCCGCCTGATCACCAGTCAGCCAGAAATGCTGCTGGATATTACGTTAGCCGGGCTGGGCATAGCCTATCTGGCACAGTGGTATGCCGATAAGCATTTCGCACAGGGCACTCTGCAACCGGTATTACAGGAATACTGGCCAAGGCCAACCCAGATCTGGCTGTATTATGCCTCTGCCGATCTGCCGCCACGGGTGCGTGCCTGGGTCGATTTCTTACTGGCTCGGGTGCCTTCCTCTACGGCATGA
- the nrdD gene encoding anaerobic ribonucleoside-triphosphate reductase, translating to MKPVVIKRDGCQVYFDEDRIKQAIERAALAAGVVDADYCATVARVVAQQMEQQPRVDIHEIQQAVENQLMAGHYKQLARTYIEYRHDRDIARELRGRLNQEIRGLVEQSNVALLNENANKDSKVIPTQRDLLAGIVAKHYAKQHILPRDVVLAHERGEIHYHDLDYSPFFPMFNCMLIDLKGMLTNGFKMGNAEIEPPKSISTATAVTAQIIAQVASHIYGGTTINRIDEILAPFVTASFHKHQEIAQQWQIPDTAGYAMARTEKECYDAFQSLEYEVNTLHTANGQTPFVTFGFGLGVSWESRMIQQSILKNRIAGLGKNHKTAVFPKLVFAIRDGLNHKFGDTNYDIKQLALECASKRMYPDILNYEQVVKVTGSFKTPMGCRSFLGTYEENGEQIHDGRNNIGVISLNLPRIALEAKGDESRFWALLDQRLLLAKKALMTRIARLEGIKARVAPILYMEGACGVRLKADDNIAEIFKHGRASISLGYIGVHETINALFGTEKHVYDNEALRAKAVAIIEHLKAATESWKAETGYGFSLYSTPSENLCDRFCRLDTSEFGVVPGVTDKGYYTNSFHLDVEKKVNPYDKLDFEAPYPPLANGGFICYGEYPNLQHNLKALEDVWDYSYTRVPYYGTNTPIDECYECGFTGEFSCTSKGFTCPKCGNHDSAKVSVTRRVCGYLGSPDARPFNAGKQEEVKRRVKHLGNGQIG from the coding sequence GTGAAACCAGTAGTGATTAAACGGGACGGTTGTCAGGTATATTTTGATGAAGATCGCATTAAACAGGCCATTGAGCGGGCCGCGCTGGCCGCTGGCGTTGTCGATGCCGATTACTGTGCAACCGTCGCCCGCGTGGTCGCTCAACAAATGGAACAACAGCCGCGTGTCGATATCCATGAAATCCAGCAGGCAGTTGAAAACCAGTTGATGGCAGGTCACTACAAGCAACTGGCACGCACCTATATTGAATACCGTCATGACCGTGACATCGCCCGCGAGCTGCGTGGGCGGCTGAACCAGGAGATACGCGGCCTGGTTGAGCAAAGCAACGTGGCGCTGCTGAACGAAAATGCCAACAAAGACAGCAAAGTGATCCCGACCCAGCGCGATCTGCTGGCCGGGATCGTGGCTAAGCACTATGCCAAACAGCATATCCTGCCGCGTGATGTGGTGCTGGCACACGAACGCGGTGAGATCCACTATCACGATCTTGACTATTCGCCGTTCTTCCCGATGTTCAACTGCATGCTGATCGACCTGAAAGGCATGTTGACCAACGGTTTTAAAATGGGCAATGCCGAAATTGAGCCGCCGAAGTCGATCTCTACCGCCACCGCCGTCACCGCGCAGATCATTGCCCAAGTCGCCAGCCATATTTATGGTGGCACCACCATCAACCGCATTGATGAGATCCTGGCTCCCTTTGTGACCGCCAGCTTCCATAAACACCAAGAAATTGCGCAGCAGTGGCAGATCCCGGATACCGCTGGCTATGCCATGGCACGCACCGAGAAAGAATGTTACGACGCCTTCCAATCACTGGAATACGAAGTGAACACCCTGCACACCGCCAATGGTCAGACACCGTTTGTCACCTTCGGCTTCGGTCTGGGAGTGAGCTGGGAATCACGCATGATTCAGCAGTCGATCCTGAAAAACCGCATCGCAGGGCTAGGTAAAAACCACAAAACAGCGGTATTCCCAAAACTGGTGTTCGCCATCCGCGACGGCCTGAACCACAAATTCGGTGACACCAATTACGATATCAAGCAACTGGCGCTGGAATGTGCCAGCAAACGCATGTACCCGGACATCCTCAATTACGAGCAAGTGGTGAAGGTCACGGGTTCGTTTAAAACTCCAATGGGCTGCCGCAGCTTCTTGGGAACTTACGAAGAAAACGGCGAGCAGATCCACGATGGCCGCAACAATATCGGCGTGATCAGCCTCAACCTGCCGCGCATCGCGCTGGAGGCTAAGGGCGATGAAAGCCGTTTCTGGGCGCTGCTGGATCAACGCCTGCTGCTGGCAAAAAAGGCGCTGATGACCCGCATTGCGCGGCTGGAAGGCATTAAAGCGCGCGTAGCACCAATCCTCTATATGGAAGGGGCCTGCGGCGTGCGGTTGAAAGCCGACGACAATATCGCAGAAATCTTCAAGCATGGCCGAGCGTCGATCTCGCTGGGGTATATCGGCGTACACGAAACCATCAACGCTCTGTTTGGCACAGAGAAACATGTTTACGACAATGAAGCATTGCGTGCCAAAGCCGTTGCCATTATTGAGCACCTGAAAGCGGCGACCGAAAGCTGGAAAGCAGAAACCGGCTATGGTTTCAGCCTGTACAGCACCCCCAGCGAAAACCTGTGCGACCGTTTCTGCCGCCTGGATACCAGCGAGTTCGGCGTGGTGCCGGGCGTTACCGACAAAGGCTATTACACCAACAGCTTCCACCTTGACGTGGAGAAAAAGGTGAATCCTTACGACAAACTGGATTTCGAAGCGCCTTATCCGCCGCTCGCCAACGGAGGATTTATCTGTTACGGCGAATACCCGAATTTGCAGCACAACCTGAAAGCGCTGGAGGACGTGTGGGATTACAGCTACACCCGCGTGCCTTATTACGGCACCAACACGCCAATTGACGAATGTTATGAGTGCGGCTTTACCGGTGAATTCTCCTGCACCAGCAAAGGCTTTACCTGCCCGAAATGCGGCAACCATGATTCAGCAAAAGTGTCGGTTACCCGCCGCGTGTGTGGCTATTTGGGCAGCCCGGATGCCCGGCCATTCAATGCCGGCAAGCAGGAAGAAGTGAAGCGCCGTGTGAAACACCTGGGGAATGGGCAGATTGGCTGA
- the nrdG gene encoding anaerobic ribonucleoside-triphosphate reductase-activating protein, which translates to MNYHQYYPIDVVNGPGTRCTLFVAGCVHQCPGCYNKSTWRLNSGLPFTPQMEDRIIADLNDSRVPRQGLSLSGGDPLHPANVAAVLQLVKRVRAECPNKDIWLWTGYRLDELDSEQRQIVDRINVLIDGKFVQALKDPALIWRGSSNQVVHKLR; encoded by the coding sequence ATGAATTACCACCAGTATTACCCCATCGACGTGGTTAATGGCCCCGGCACGCGCTGCACGCTGTTTGTTGCCGGTTGCGTGCACCAGTGCCCCGGTTGCTACAACAAGAGCACCTGGCGGCTAAACTCCGGCCTGCCGTTTACGCCGCAGATGGAAGACCGGATCATTGCCGATCTCAACGATAGCCGGGTTCCCCGCCAGGGGCTTTCGCTTTCCGGTGGCGATCCGCTGCACCCTGCCAACGTCGCCGCCGTGTTGCAGCTAGTGAAACGGGTACGCGCCGAATGCCCCAACAAGGATATCTGGCTATGGACTGGCTATAGGTTGGATGAACTGGATAGCGAACAGAGGCAGATCGTCGATCGAATCAACGTTCTGATCGACGGCAAATTTGTGCAGGCGTTAAAAGACCCGGCGCTGATTTGGCGCGGCAGCAGTAATCAGGTGGTACATAAATTACGTTAG
- a CDS encoding glycosyl hydrolase family 18 protein: MMKDKIVNKGRPDSQLVNLMDSGDMFIEPGATERKYKMNNFDPAKEVKNLSYTSGRVARRVYNEYEPNKYKVVGYYTDWAQFDGRYDGEYADDKCGRGIDLMKLNPKAYDKLIIGFAGIVGDKGEKQQVIEQAAKDFDRKTDEVTFVDAWGDVGSYINCGFRKKSPFTYQELFDEASAQGMLGGLRKLKLRNPDLILSLSVGGWNMSEAFYSVVRDASRRATFINSLADIFTRFPMLTEVDIDWEYPGMPGNGNPFEPDDAKYYQLLIRELKQKLPDVKVSIAAGASLQALALADIPGMIEAGVEGINLMTYDFFSSGAPKLAHHTNLRTLDVQDEDSYSIDKSVDFLLGAGVEPQNILIGYAGYSRNARNVEMSSFSPLQGTYNAGSGTTTGSFESGVSEWYDVLYNYLDLENQTGLNGFNVYTDLQANADYLYNPDTKLFISYDSPRAVREKGQYVQRKKLGGMLARTIDHDNGVLVNAAREGLGNTVRERVVDMEPFYFYGINVEGLPPKAVITAPQQVSTGQQVIFSALKSQGTDLTYLWKAPGLDFLDNKTDSVVTGVAPDTDGDFTVSLVLTDYQERSDSVSQSFKVRKPSPNKPTAQAILELKSGTPFTLSASHSTEPQNQPLTYLWVAEDLPFDGSKQEKIDATAPTVAETTDYSIVLTVSNETDSDEASLSLHVIPAVEDAVAGATETVKREPGS; the protein is encoded by the coding sequence ATGATGAAAGATAAAATTGTGAATAAAGGTCGTCCTGATAGCCAGCTGGTTAATCTTATGGATTCAGGTGATATGTTTATTGAGCCAGGTGCGACAGAAAGAAAATATAAGATGAATAACTTTGATCCTGCTAAGGAGGTTAAAAATTTATCTTATACTTCAGGTCGGGTAGCGAGACGAGTATATAACGAATATGAGCCTAATAAATATAAAGTGGTCGGTTATTATACTGATTGGGCTCAATTTGATGGCCGTTACGATGGGGAATACGCAGACGATAAGTGTGGCCGTGGTATCGATCTGATGAAATTAAACCCAAAAGCTTACGATAAGCTGATTATTGGTTTTGCAGGTATTGTCGGGGATAAAGGGGAAAAACAACAGGTTATTGAGCAGGCTGCCAAAGATTTTGACAGGAAAACAGACGAAGTGACCTTCGTCGATGCCTGGGGAGACGTGGGTTCTTATATCAACTGTGGCTTCAGGAAGAAGTCGCCGTTTACTTATCAGGAGCTTTTTGATGAGGCCTCGGCGCAAGGGATGCTCGGTGGTTTACGCAAGTTGAAACTGAGGAACCCGGATCTGATCCTCTCTCTTAGCGTGGGTGGCTGGAACATGAGCGAAGCGTTTTATTCTGTAGTGCGAGATGCTTCCCGTCGTGCCACTTTTATTAACAGCCTGGCTGATATTTTCACCAGGTTCCCGATGCTTACTGAAGTGGATATTGATTGGGAATACCCGGGGATGCCGGGTAACGGTAACCCTTTCGAGCCCGACGATGCTAAATACTATCAGTTGCTGATCCGTGAACTGAAGCAGAAATTACCTGACGTTAAAGTCAGCATTGCTGCCGGGGCCTCTTTGCAAGCTCTGGCCCTGGCCGATATCCCTGGGATGATTGAGGCAGGTGTCGAAGGCATCAACCTGATGACCTATGATTTCTTTAGTTCCGGGGCTCCTAAACTGGCTCACCATACAAATTTACGTACCTTGGATGTCCAGGATGAAGATAGTTATAGTATTGATAAATCAGTTGATTTTCTTTTGGGTGCAGGCGTGGAACCGCAGAATATCCTGATTGGTTATGCGGGGTACAGCCGTAATGCACGCAATGTGGAAATGAGCAGTTTCTCACCGTTGCAAGGGACTTATAATGCGGGCTCCGGCACGACAACGGGGTCGTTTGAATCTGGAGTCAGCGAGTGGTATGACGTGCTCTATAACTACCTCGATCTGGAAAACCAAACAGGCTTGAATGGCTTCAATGTTTATACCGATCTCCAGGCTAATGCAGACTACCTCTATAATCCTGATACTAAACTGTTTATTTCCTATGACTCTCCTCGTGCGGTGAGGGAAAAAGGGCAATATGTCCAGAGGAAAAAGCTGGGCGGGATGTTGGCCCGGACGATTGATCATGATAACGGTGTGCTGGTTAATGCGGCACGCGAAGGGTTGGGCAACACCGTAAGAGAGAGAGTCGTGGATATGGAGCCCTTCTATTTTTATGGCATCAACGTGGAAGGCCTGCCACCGAAAGCGGTTATCACGGCACCACAGCAGGTGAGTACAGGGCAACAGGTCATCTTCTCGGCGTTAAAATCGCAAGGTACGGACTTAACCTATCTCTGGAAGGCGCCTGGTTTAGACTTTCTGGATAATAAAACGGACAGTGTTGTGACCGGGGTTGCTCCCGATACCGATGGGGATTTCACCGTTTCGCTGGTGCTCACTGACTATCAGGAACGATCTGACAGCGTCAGCCAAAGCTTTAAGGTCAGGAAGCCATCACCAAATAAACCTACCGCGCAGGCCATTCTGGAGCTGAAATCAGGCACGCCATTTACCCTTTCGGCCTCTCACTCAACGGAACCGCAAAACCAGCCGCTGACCTATTTGTGGGTGGCGGAAGATTTGCCTTTTGATGGCTCAAAGCAGGAGAAGATCGATGCTACGGCCCCCACGGTGGCTGAAACGACAGATTACAGCATCGTACTGACCGTCAGCAATGAGACGGATAGCGATGAGGCCAGCCTGAGCTTGCACGTTATCCCTGCTGTGGAAGACGCCGTGGCTGGTGCTACGGAGACGGTAAAAAGGGAGCCTGGCAGTTGA
- the phnF gene encoding phosphonate metabolism transcriptional regulator PhnF, whose protein sequence is MHLSRPLTSYPTRYQQIAAQLEQELCSQYRCGDYLPPEQQLAERYQVNRHTLRRAVDELVERGWLQRRHGIGILVLMRPFNYPLHAKARFSQNLLEQGSHPTSERLLAVLRPCNGHIAAALSRAEGETIIHLRTLRRVNGIPISVIDHYLPDLDWWPALQQFHSGSLHEFIQQHIHQQLTRRQTRISARRAQAKESRLLEIATHAPLLCVRTLNTCTGSDWVAEYSVSLARADMIELTMEH, encoded by the coding sequence ATGCACTTATCTAGACCTCTGACCAGCTACCCAACCCGTTATCAGCAGATCGCCGCCCAGTTGGAACAAGAGCTGTGCAGCCAATATCGCTGTGGCGATTATCTGCCCCCGGAACAGCAGCTTGCCGAACGTTATCAGGTTAACCGCCATACGCTGCGCCGTGCCGTTGATGAGCTGGTTGAGCGCGGTTGGCTACAGCGCCGCCACGGTATCGGCATTCTGGTGCTGATGCGCCCGTTTAATTACCCACTGCATGCCAAAGCCCGCTTCAGCCAGAACCTATTAGAGCAGGGCAGCCACCCCACCAGTGAGCGCTTACTCGCAGTTTTGCGCCCCTGTAACGGGCATATTGCCGCCGCACTGTCGCGCGCCGAGGGGGAAACCATCATCCACTTGCGGACCCTGCGCCGGGTGAACGGTATTCCGATCAGCGTGATCGACCATTATCTGCCCGATCTGGACTGGTGGCCCGCCTTGCAGCAGTTCCACAGCGGTTCACTGCATGAGTTTATTCAGCAACATATCCACCAGCAGTTGACCCGCCGCCAGACGCGCATCAGCGCCCGCCGGGCGCAGGCTAAAGAGAGCCGCCTGCTGGAGATCGCCACCCATGCGCCATTGCTGTGCGTGCGCACCCTGAACACCTGTACCGGCAGCGATTGGGTGGCGGAATACTCCGTCAGCCTGGCACGCGCCGATATGATCGAACTGACGATGGAGCACTGA
- the phnG gene encoding phosphonate C-P lyase system protein PhnG: MQALQQRQRWMSVLAHSQPAQLRNHWQALNLSPRYHSLRAPEIGLAQLQGRMGATGRRFVLGDMTVTRAVVQLENGGQGYSYITGRDKAHAELCALADALLQQPASHELLQQRLIEPLAALQQEQRQLRARSVAASRVDFFTLVRGE; the protein is encoded by the coding sequence ATGCAAGCCTTACAGCAGAGACAGCGTTGGATGTCCGTTTTGGCACACAGCCAGCCAGCTCAGTTGCGCAACCACTGGCAGGCGCTGAATCTTAGCCCGCGCTACCACAGCCTGCGGGCCCCGGAAATCGGTCTGGCCCAGTTGCAGGGGCGGATGGGCGCCACCGGCCGCCGCTTTGTGTTAGGGGATATGACCGTTACCCGCGCGGTAGTGCAGTTAGAAAACGGCGGCCAAGGCTACAGCTATATCACCGGGCGTGATAAAGCCCATGCCGAACTGTGCGCGCTGGCCGATGCCCTGCTGCAACAGCCAGCCAGCCACGAATTACTTCAGCAGCGGTTGATCGAACCGTTGGCGGCATTACAGCAGGAACAGCGCCAATTACGCGCCCGTTCAGTAGCCGCTAGCCGGGTGGATTTCTTTACGCTGGTACGGGGAGAGTAA
- the phnH gene encoding phosphonate C-P lyase system protein PhnH, which yields MALQAGFDQPIEQSQQAFRLILKALSEPGQTVTLPGGPAWGALNAASTAVLLTLADRETPLQLAAALKSEQVLTNIRFHTGAPLATHHAEIVLALFDAQLQAADLQALPHGSEISPELSASVVVQITALEGGPKRRLSGPGLEKPREISPQLPIALWDYLLERPQRFPLGLDIMLTCGERLLAIPRTTRVEEC from the coding sequence ATGGCACTACAGGCCGGTTTTGATCAGCCGATTGAGCAATCTCAGCAGGCTTTCCGCCTGATATTAAAAGCGTTAAGTGAACCGGGGCAAACCGTGACGTTGCCCGGCGGCCCGGCGTGGGGAGCCCTGAACGCCGCCAGCACCGCCGTATTGCTGACGTTAGCCGATCGGGAAACGCCGCTACAGCTTGCGGCGGCGTTAAAAAGTGAGCAAGTGCTAACCAACATTCGTTTTCATACCGGGGCGCCGCTGGCCACCCACCATGCCGAGATTGTTCTGGCACTGTTCGATGCACAGTTACAGGCCGCTGATTTACAAGCATTACCTCACGGCAGCGAAATCTCGCCGGAGCTTAGCGCCAGCGTGGTGGTGCAGATTACCGCACTAGAAGGCGGCCCTAAGCGGCGTCTTTCCGGCCCCGGCCTTGAAAAACCACGGGAGATCTCGCCCCAGTTGCCCATCGCGCTATGGGATTACCTGCTCGAACGGCCACAGCGCTTCCCGCTGGGCCTGGATATTATGCTGACCTGCGGTGAACGCCTGCTGGCTATCCCGCGCACCACCCGCGTGGAGGAGTGCTGA
- a CDS encoding carbon-phosphorus lyase complex subunit PhnI: MYVAVKGGEKAIEAAHQLQEHLRRGDESVPALSAEQIEQQLGLAVDRVMTEGGIYDRELAALAIKQASGDLVEAIFLLRAYRTTLPRLAVSEPLLTANMRLERRISAIYKELPGGQVLGPTYDYTHRLLDFALLAEGATPTAPRADEAQPESCAHVFDLLCQQQLAQAERDDGSTPDDITRHPPVYPGSRSARLQQLVRGDEGFLLALSYSTQRGYGRNHPFAGEIRSGYVSLEIVPEELGFALDIGEILLTECEMVNGFVDPPGQPAHFTRGYGLVFGRAERKAMAMAMVDRALQTTEYGESIASPAQDEEFVLAHADNVEAAGFVSHLKLPHYVDFQAELELLKRLQQGARDE; encoded by the coding sequence ATGTACGTTGCGGTAAAAGGGGGCGAAAAAGCCATTGAGGCAGCCCATCAATTGCAAGAACACCTGCGGCGCGGTGATGAAAGCGTGCCCGCGCTCAGCGCAGAACAAATTGAGCAACAGCTCGGGCTGGCGGTGGATCGGGTAATGACCGAAGGCGGTATCTACGACCGTGAATTAGCGGCGTTGGCGATCAAACAGGCCAGCGGTGACTTGGTAGAAGCCATTTTCCTGCTGCGCGCCTATCGCACCACGTTGCCACGGCTGGCGGTGAGTGAGCCATTACTCACTGCCAATATGCGGCTGGAACGGCGGATTTCTGCGATTTACAAAGAGTTGCCCGGCGGCCAGGTGCTTGGCCCGACTTACGACTACACCCACCGGCTGCTGGATTTCGCACTGCTGGCGGAAGGGGCAACGCCAACGGCACCACGGGCCGATGAAGCGCAGCCGGAAAGCTGTGCCCATGTGTTTGACCTGCTGTGCCAGCAACAATTGGCGCAGGCCGAACGCGACGATGGCAGCACGCCGGACGATATTACTCGCCACCCACCGGTTTACCCTGGTTCACGCTCGGCGCGCCTGCAACAGCTGGTGCGCGGTGATGAAGGTTTCCTGCTGGCGTTGAGCTATTCCACCCAGCGCGGCTATGGCCGCAACCACCCGTTTGCAGGGGAGATCCGCAGCGGTTACGTTTCGCTGGAAATCGTGCCGGAAGAACTCGGTTTCGCTCTGGATATCGGCGAGATCCTGCTGACCGAATGCGAGATGGTCAACGGTTTTGTTGATCCACCGGGCCAGCCAGCGCATTTCACCCGCGGCTACGGGTTGGTGTTTGGCCGTGCCGAACGTAAAGCCATGGCGATGGCGATGGTGGATCGCGCCCTGCAAACCACCGAATACGGCGAAAGTATCGCCAGCCCGGCGCAGGACGAGGAGTTTGTGCTGGCGCATGCCGATAACGTGGAAGCCGCCGGCTTTGTTTCCCATCTCAAACTGCCGCACTACGTCGATTTCCAGGCTGAGCTGGAACTGCTTAAGCGCCTGCAACAGGGGGCCCGCGATGAATGA